The window AAGCGAACAGAATGCTGAAAGCTTATCTGAAACAGCAGACCTGAAAGAGGAAGTCGCCGCTCTGAAAGAAATTGCCAAGAGAATGGGCGTTCCCGAGGAAGTGATTGCTACCGCAAGCCAAAAGGGCGTTGAAGACTTCTTCGAAAACGAAGAGGAAGCTGCAATCACTTTTGTTGAATTGAGAGCCCAAAAAGCGATGCAGCGTGAATTTGACAAGCACATGGATTTGGGAAGAACAGCCCTGAACCAACAACAGTACAGTAATGCCCTTGGCCATTTCTTCATGGCTGCATTTATAGACGAAACCGCTCCGGAACCGCAAAAATACATAACAGAGTGGAACACCAAGACAGGACTTTCTGCCCAGCTAACAAACGGTGGACTGGATCTGGACAAGCAACATCCGGGTGCCCGCACTCAGGAAGTTGGGGGTATTCTCTTTTCCCTTGCCAAAAGCTGGAGATCTGGCGACGAAATCACTTGTTACTTTGATATAATGAATCAGAGAAAAAGTGATGTAAATTTCCACTTTGCCGATGGCACCTTTATCGTAGATCCGGAAGGAGAAATAACTTCCGAACTTGATCACATATGGGAGTCAAACAAACAAGAGCATCCTCAAAAAAGGATATTACTTCCCTGTAATGTGAAGAAAAGAGTGATTGCTCGGTTCATTATGCCTTTGAACCATCCGATTGAAGGACTGAGGACGCTCAATGTAAAGTGCTATTGCGCCGGCGATAAGATGACATTTAGCTATCCAGGTGTAATTCTTGACGGAAGAAAGGATAGTCATAACAATAAAGAACATTCGAACACCTCTTTGACGCTATTGGGAACAAAACGGAATGGAAATGAATTGCTATTCAATTTTATAGCAAAAAATATGGACAGCAGTCGCACAGTCCACATTACAAACTTGGCCAAGAGCACATTTGAAAACACAGAGGGCTTCATTTTCGAACCGACAAGTCAAATCGTCCATGGAGAACGAGAACACCCTGGAGCCAGAATAATCCTTTCCCCAGGACAATCACGAAAATTCACCATGGTATTTAAAGAGCACCAAAACAAAGGCGTCTTTTTCGGCTCTCCCAAGGAACTCTTGCTTCGAACCCACATGTTCGGAGCTCACCACAAATACCAGTTTGCTCTCAACTAGCTGGAGACTTCTCACGCATTAAAAGAAAGGCCGTCCCTTTTGGAACGGCCTTTCTCATACCTCAAACTCTCATCGTCTATACATACCAATACATCACCACAAAGTGGCAGGCACTCCCGCCTATGACGAACAGATGGAATATCTCGTGGAACCCAAAATACTTGGGAATGGGGTTTGGCCATTTAAGGGCATAGATTACCGCCCCCAAAGAATAGACGACACCGCCGCCGGCAAGCCACGCCACAGCGGAAAGGGACATATTCTGCATCAACGGATAGATGCCCACCAACACCAGCCATCCCATGCCGAGATAGATGCCTGTAGATAACCAGCGAGGGGCATGCAGCCAGAAGATCTTCATGGCAATGCCTACCAGTGCCAATCCCCAGACTACGCCGAAGATGGACCAACCCCACGGGCCGCGCAGAGGGATCAAACAAATGGGGGTGTAGGTTGCCGCGATATAGAAAAAGATCATGGAGTGATCCACACGGCGCAGGAAGCGAACCCATTTCTCGGAGACGGG of the Pseudodesulfovibrio sp. zrk46 genome contains:
- a CDS encoding hemolysin III family protein is translated as MVFSLRDPVSGLTHLIGAILAVFATVLLIMRSVDPAMPWHIVTFSIFGGAMILLYTASTLYHWLPVSEKWVRFLRRVDHSMIFFYIAATYTPICLIPLRGPWGWSIFGVVWGLALVGIAMKIFWLHAPRWLSTGIYLGMGWLVLVGIYPLMQNMSLSAVAWLAGGGVVYSLGAVIYALKWPNPIPKYFGFHEIFHLFVIGGSACHFVVMYWYV